gattttgagaagtttagtaagttggtggaagattgccagatgccgttgtatgatggatgcaagtcgaagcacagcaagttgtcatgcgtgttggaactcatgaagcttaaggctagtaatggctggtcggacaagagttttacagattttcttgagctgttaaaggatctgttgccagaggggaacaatttacctcagacgacatatgaagcgaagcaagtattatgtccgttgggcctggaggtcagaagaattcatgcatgtccgaacgactgcattttgtattacaaggaatacgctgacttggatgtctgccctatctgtggggcatcaagatacaaacgagcaaagagtggaggtgaaggaagtaagtcaaagaggggaggcccagcaaaggtggtgtggtatctcccaattgcggagcgcatgaagagaatgtttgcgaacaaggaacaagctaagcttgtgcgctggcatgccgaagaacggaaagtcgatactatgctgaggcacccagcagattcagtacagtggaggacaatcgataggatttaccaggaattctcaaatgacccaagaaacatgcgtttcgcaatgtgtatggacggcattaatccttttggtgatttgagcagtcgtcacagtacatggccagttctgcttgttaactataaccttcctccctggttgtgtttcaaaagaaagtacattatgcttgccatgctcattcaaggaccgagacaacctggcaacgatatcgatgtgttccttgaaccgataatcgatgacttcgaaaggctatggaatgagggcacacgaacatgggacgcatatgcacaagagtatttcaacctccacgcgatgctgttttgtaccatcaacgattatctagcccttggcaacctttctggccaaactgtgaaagggaaatgggcgtgttcggagtgtatggaggaaacaagaagcaaatggttgaagcattcacacaacacggtctacatgggtcacaggagatttctcctaaggtatcacccgtataggaatatgagaaagaatttcaatggacacagagatacagccggacccccggcagtgctaacagggacagaggtgcacaacttagtgatgggaataaccaacgagtttggaaaaaagaggaaagttggaaagcgaaaagagaagaTCACAtcgaaagaaaaaacagaggagtatgtggaaaaacaaaagacaaaagagaggagcatgtggaaaaagaagtcaatattttggagactaccatactggaaggatcttgaagttcgccactgcatagatttgatgcatgtcgagaagaatgtatgcgagagtttaatgggattactgcttaacccaggtactacaaaggatggtctcaacgcccgacgagatctggaagatatgggtgttcgctcggagctacatcccataaccacggaatccggcagggattaccttcctccagcctgctacactctctcgaaagaagagaagattgatttgctaacatgtttgagtggtataaaggttccatctggttactcatcaagaatcagtaggctcgtttcactgcaagatcttaagttggttggaatgaagtcgcatgattgccacgttcttatcacacagctgttgcccgttgcaataaggaatattttgcctcctaaggtgcgacacacgatccagcggttgtgttccttcttccatgcaatcggccagaagatcattgatcccgagggactagatgaactacaggcagaacttgtgagaaccctatgtcatcttgagatgtactttcctccaactttctttgacataatggaacatcttccggtgcaccttgtgaggcaaacaaagtgttgtggtccagcattcatgacgcagatgtatccttgcgaaaggtacctggggatccttaagggttatgtacggaaccgttcacaccccgaggggagtatcatcgagagttacaccaccgaagaggtcatcgaattttgtgtggactacatgtcagaaacatcttcaattggattaccacgatctcatcacgaagggaggcttgatggtgttggtactgttggaagaaagactattaggttggatcggaaggtgtacgataaagctcatttcacggtactacagcatatgactgaggtggtgctgtacgttgacgaacaccttgcagttatccgacaagagaacccaggccgatcagagagtagggtcaggaataagcacatgtcttctttcaacgagtggctgaagaaccgaattgccaggttgcagaacttgtctagtgaaacacttcagtggttgtcacagggtcctgaatggagtgccaccacctggcaaggatatgacataaatggatacacctttcacacggtaaaGCAAGACAACAAATGCATAGTGCAGAACAAtgggttacgcatcgaggctgctagtgacggtggtcgtcgtgatcaatactatggtagagttgagcaaatattggagctaaattacttgaagttcaaagtcctgt
The Oryza sativa Japonica Group chromosome 6, ASM3414082v1 DNA segment above includes these coding regions:
- the LOC136356972 gene encoding uncharacterized protein; protein product: MGITNEFGKKRKVGKRKEKITSKEKTEEYVEKQKTKERSMWKKKSIFWRLPYWKDLEVRHCIDLMHVEKNVCESLMGLLLNPGTTKDGLNARRDLEDMGVRSELHPITTESGRDYLPPACYTLSKEEKIDLLTCLSGIKVPSGYSSRISRLVSLQDLKLVGMKSHDCHVLITQLLPVAIRNILPPKVRHTIQRLCSFFHAIGQKIIDPEGLDELQAELVRTLCHLEMYFPPTFFDIMEHLPVHLVRQTKCCGPAFMTQMYPCERYLGILKGYVRNRSHPEGSIIESYTTEEVIEFCVDYMSETSSIGLPRSHHEGRLDGVGTVGRKTIRLDRKVYDKAHFTVLQHMTEVVPYVDEHLAVIRQENPGRSESWVRNKHMSSFNEWLKNRIARLQNLPSETLQWLSQGPEWSATTWQGYDINGYTFHTVKQDSKCTVQNSGLRIEAASDGGRRDQYYGRVEQILELDYLKFKVPLFRCRWVDLRNVKVDNEGFTTVNLANNAYKDEPFVLAKQVVQVFYIVDPCNKKLHVVREGKRRIVGLDNIADEDDYNQHVHGIGQEIPLEEEEEEDEVQYAHVDHEEGLFL